From the Priestia koreensis genome, one window contains:
- a CDS encoding UDP-glucose dehydrogenase family protein has product MKISVAGTGYVGLVTGVCLAEHGHTVTCVDIDERKVALMESGVSPIYEPGLEELMKKNKDRLHFTTNYQQAYRDADVIFIGVGTPEKKDGSANLTSVYQVAEQIAESVENDCVVVIKSTVPIGTNDKIESFIEASLQRDVNVYVASNPEFLSQGSAVKDTLNASRIVIGVENEAAGDVLQTVYKDFKAPIVVTNRKSAEMIKYASNDFLALKISFINEIANLCEIIGADIEDVAKGMGFDKRIGDQFLKAGIGYGGSCFPKDTKALHWLANFHDYELKTVKAAIDVNENQKLKLLKKSRKYYDRLTGLNVAVLGLTFKPGTDDLREAPTLVNIPLMIEDGANVRAWDPVGMENFKKVHPEGVTYCSSIEEALQEADICFIFTEWEEIKATSLDKYRTLMRRPIVIDGRNCYRLADADKAGILYDSIGRETISQTETSFV; this is encoded by the coding sequence ATGAAAATCTCAGTAGCTGGAACTGGTTATGTAGGTCTTGTAACAGGCGTCTGCTTAGCAGAGCATGGTCATACGGTTACATGTGTAGATATTGATGAGAGAAAAGTAGCGCTGATGGAATCGGGCGTGTCACCGATTTATGAACCAGGGTTAGAAGAGTTGATGAAGAAAAATAAGGATCGTTTGCATTTTACGACAAACTACCAGCAAGCTTATCGAGATGCAGACGTTATTTTCATTGGTGTGGGAACGCCTGAAAAGAAGGACGGATCTGCCAATCTTACGTCTGTCTATCAAGTGGCTGAGCAAATTGCAGAGAGCGTTGAGAATGATTGTGTCGTCGTCATAAAATCAACCGTACCGATTGGAACGAACGACAAAATTGAATCGTTCATTGAGGCAAGCTTACAGCGAGATGTGAATGTCTATGTCGCATCCAATCCCGAATTTTTATCACAAGGTAGCGCCGTAAAGGATACGCTCAACGCGTCACGTATCGTCATTGGAGTGGAAAATGAGGCAGCGGGTGACGTGTTGCAGACGGTATACAAAGATTTTAAGGCGCCCATCGTCGTCACCAATCGAAAAAGCGCTGAAATGATTAAGTACGCTTCGAATGACTTCTTAGCATTAAAAATTTCCTTCATTAACGAAATTGCGAACCTTTGCGAAATCATTGGTGCTGATATTGAAGACGTGGCAAAGGGAATGGGCTTTGATAAGCGGATCGGAGACCAATTTTTAAAAGCGGGGATCGGCTACGGAGGCTCGTGTTTTCCAAAAGATACGAAGGCTCTACACTGGCTTGCGAACTTTCATGATTACGAACTGAAAACGGTCAAAGCGGCCATTGATGTCAATGAAAATCAAAAGCTGAAGCTCCTAAAGAAATCGCGCAAGTATTATGATCGTTTAACAGGCTTAAATGTGGCTGTGCTAGGGTTGACGTTCAAGCCTGGAACAGATGATTTGCGCGAAGCACCAACGCTTGTGAACATTCCCTTAATGATTGAAGACGGCGCAAACGTAAGGGCATGGGACCCGGTTGGAATGGAGAACTTTAAAAAGGTTCATCCAGAAGGAGTGACCTACTGTTCCTCAATTGAAGAAGCCCTACAAGAAGCAGATATCTGTTTTATTTTCACCGAGTGGGAGGAGATTAAGGCTACTTCCCTCGACAAGTACCGGACCTTAATGAGACGTCCGATTGTAATAGATGGGCGCAACTGCTATCGCTTAGCCGATGCGGACAAAGCGGGCATTCTGTATGATTCTATTGGACGCGAGACGATTTCACAAACTGAAACGTCATTTGTATAG